The Desulfosoma sp. genome has a segment encoding these proteins:
- a CDS encoding flavodoxin family protein has translation MHIVGIYGSPRVGGNTDKMLDAFLEGAQEEGALVSPIYVRKLSMQGCLGCGGCDETGQCVVKDDMQEVYPLLEKAEGIVLATPVYFYNVTGQVKLLIDRCQALFMKKSLQEQAHPSSKPEEEGVSKRGYLLSAAATRGKRLFDCARLTFTYFMDAVGGRVVGELCFRELEGKKDIEKDPAWLRQCRLEGKHFTRR, from the coding sequence ATGCATATTGTGGGGATTTACGGATCACCGCGGGTAGGTGGAAACACGGATAAGATGCTGGATGCTTTTTTGGAAGGAGCCCAAGAGGAAGGGGCTTTAGTCAGCCCCATTTACGTGAGAAAACTCTCCATGCAGGGCTGTCTCGGGTGCGGCGGCTGCGATGAAACAGGTCAGTGTGTCGTTAAGGATGATATGCAAGAGGTTTATCCTCTGCTGGAAAAAGCCGAAGGCATCGTGCTAGCCACTCCCGTGTATTTCTACAATGTCACCGGACAAGTGAAGCTGCTTATCGATCGCTGTCAAGCCTTGTTCATGAAAAAAAGCTTGCAAGAACAAGCCCATCCCTCTTCAAAGCCCGAGGAAGAAGGGGTGAGCAAAAGAGGTTACCTGCTCAGTGCCGCGGCGACTCGCGGGAAACGTCTTTTTGACTGTGCGAGGCTCACCTTCACTTACTTTATGGACGCCGTAGGCGGCCGAGTGGTCGGGGAACTCTGTTTCAGGGAATTGGAAGGGAAAAAGGATATCGAAAAGGACCCGGCGTGGCTTCGCCAGTGTCGTTTGGAAGGAAAGCATTTCACCCGCAGATGA
- a CDS encoding ABC transporter substrate-binding protein: protein MSRRKPLIVFFAFLAVVGYLSMASAANTIKIGFNIPLTGDIPKVGEGSKYAAEIFLAEVNGAGGIKVGDKTYLLQFIYEDNESKAESATAAALKLITQDQVLAIVGPQASKQAIPAGEVCNSYKTPMISPWSTNPQTTLNRPYVFRACFLDPFQGPVAAKFATEEFQAKKAAVLYDIASDYPKGLAEYFKEAFEKIHGPGSVVAFETFTTKDRDFSAQLTNIIKSGADVLFTPQYYDEVPLIVKQAHQLGWKKPIMGSDSWGSAELMKLCGDDCKGLFFTTHYAAAGAKGATKEFIDKYNAKYGYVPDDVAALTWDAIRLLVQAIQNTGGLTGDLEKDRDNVKNALAQIKDFEGITGKMTFTPEGDPIKCAVVVKISDKGEFEFYKSVCP, encoded by the coding sequence ATGTCGCGACGAAAACCCTTGATTGTTTTTTTTGCTTTCTTAGCCGTCGTAGGCTACCTGTCCATGGCGTCGGCTGCGAACACGATCAAGATCGGTTTTAACATTCCTCTCACCGGCGACATTCCCAAAGTGGGAGAAGGATCCAAGTACGCGGCCGAAATTTTTCTGGCGGAGGTGAATGGGGCCGGTGGCATCAAGGTCGGAGACAAGACCTACTTACTGCAGTTTATTTATGAGGACAACGAATCCAAAGCGGAATCGGCTACGGCTGCTGCCCTGAAGCTCATCACGCAAGACCAGGTCCTGGCCATCGTTGGACCTCAGGCCAGCAAACAAGCCATTCCCGCAGGGGAAGTGTGTAATTCTTACAAGACTCCAATGATTTCCCCATGGTCGACCAATCCTCAGACCACATTGAACCGCCCTTATGTGTTTCGAGCCTGTTTCTTGGATCCTTTTCAGGGACCGGTAGCGGCCAAGTTCGCTACTGAAGAATTTCAAGCCAAAAAAGCCGCAGTCCTTTATGACATTGCCAGCGATTATCCCAAGGGACTCGCTGAATATTTTAAGGAAGCTTTTGAAAAGATTCACGGACCCGGTTCTGTGGTGGCTTTTGAAACCTTTACCACCAAGGATCGCGATTTCAGTGCGCAGCTGACCAACATCATCAAATCCGGCGCCGATGTTCTCTTTACCCCTCAATACTACGACGAAGTGCCCCTGATCGTAAAACAGGCCCATCAATTGGGATGGAAGAAACCCATCATGGGCAGTGATAGTTGGGGTTCGGCGGAACTCATGAAACTGTGCGGGGATGACTGCAAGGGGCTCTTTTTCACCACCCACTATGCGGCTGCGGGAGCTAAAGGGGCCACCAAAGAGTTTATCGACAAATACAATGCCAAATACGGGTATGTGCCGGACGATGTGGCGGCCCTCACCTGGGATGCCATTCGGCTTCTGGTTCAAGCCATTCAAAACACGGGAGGGCTAACCGGGGATCTGGAAAAAGACCGTGATAACGTGAAGAATGCTTTGGCCCAAATCAAGGACTTTGAAGGTATCACCGGGAAAATGACTTTCACCCCTGAAGGCGATCCCATCAAGTGCGCCGTGGTGGTGAAGATCAGTGATAAGGGGGAATTTGAATTTTACAAGTCCGTATGCCCATAA
- a CDS encoding branched-chain amino acid ABC transporter permease, whose product MDLLLQNILNALQWGSFYALIALGYTLVYGVLLLINFAHGDIFMVGAYIGFFVANFLLGVYAFKLPVSLSPPLVFVLTLLAAMVLTALVGVTLERVAYRPLRRRGAPRLYVVITALMCGLLLENGNLALLGASRRSFPTLIPTTVYDVAGVLVTNVKILVIIATILVFIFLETVVRKTKLGMAMRAISYDRMAVPLMGIPVDRVIVFTFVLGSSMAALGGVLFASAYPVLEPYMGALIGWKAFIAAVIGGIGEIRGAFVGGFLLGFVEIFVAAFFPSTLRDLIAFSILLVFLSFRPTGIFGVARATKI is encoded by the coding sequence GTGGATTTGCTTCTGCAAAACATCCTGAACGCTCTTCAGTGGGGAAGTTTTTACGCCCTGATCGCTCTGGGCTACACCCTGGTCTATGGGGTGTTGCTCTTGATCAATTTCGCCCACGGAGACATCTTCATGGTAGGGGCCTACATCGGCTTTTTCGTCGCTAATTTCCTCTTGGGCGTCTATGCTTTTAAATTGCCCGTAAGCCTTTCTCCACCCTTGGTTTTCGTGCTTACCCTTTTGGCCGCTATGGTTTTGACGGCTCTTGTGGGTGTCACTTTGGAAAGAGTGGCCTATCGGCCGTTGCGACGTCGTGGTGCCCCGCGTCTTTATGTGGTCATCACCGCTCTGATGTGCGGCTTGCTTTTGGAAAATGGCAATTTGGCTCTTCTCGGAGCCAGCCGACGCAGTTTTCCCACCCTGATTCCCACAACGGTCTATGACGTAGCCGGCGTGCTTGTCACCAACGTGAAAATCCTCGTCATCATCGCGACCATTCTTGTCTTTATTTTTTTAGAGACCGTCGTGCGCAAAACAAAGCTCGGCATGGCCATGAGGGCTATTTCCTATGATCGCATGGCCGTTCCCCTGATGGGTATTCCTGTGGATCGTGTCATTGTTTTCACTTTCGTTCTGGGGTCTTCCATGGCGGCTTTGGGAGGGGTGCTTTTCGCTTCGGCTTACCCGGTTCTAGAACCCTACATGGGGGCTCTCATCGGCTGGAAAGCTTTTATTGCGGCGGTCATCGGCGGCATCGGTGAAATTCGAGGGGCCTTTGTGGGCGGATTTCTTCTCGGCTTTGTGGAGATTTTTGTAGCCGCTTTCTTCCCGTCCACACTGAGGGATCTTATCGCCTTCAGCATTTTGCTGGTGTTTTTGAGTTTCCGTCCTACAGGCATTTTCGGTGTCGCACGGGCCACCAAAATCTGA
- a CDS encoding branched-chain amino acid ABC transporter permease, with protein sequence MQRYLGLWLYLAFSLVLLGICQARWLTPYVQLVIMFIGINIILSSSLNLINGYMGEFSCGHAGFMAVGAYVASILNVWLFTSHKVFGPPILTPSAAVYLFPVTLVAGGLAAALAGLLVAFPSFRTRGDYLAIITLAVNYIVKSSVENIQAIGGARGFMGMRKVIEEMEAVWRIPWVLLWVLVFTGLTVWILHRFVSSSYGKGIVAIRDDEIAAEIMGVDTRRMKLVAFMLSSGLAGIAGGLFAHILGYINPGTFTIMKSTEVMVMVYLGGMGSLSGSVLSAVVFTVILELLRPLQVIKWVVIPLLLILLMLLRPEGILGNRELTDVFPKLRRWFATEKEA encoded by the coding sequence ATGCAACGTTATCTCGGACTCTGGCTATACCTTGCCTTTTCCTTGGTGCTTCTGGGGATCTGTCAAGCTCGATGGCTCACTCCTTACGTGCAACTGGTGATCATGTTCATCGGCATCAACATTATCCTGTCCAGTTCTCTGAACCTCATCAACGGGTATATGGGAGAATTTTCTTGCGGACATGCGGGATTTATGGCCGTTGGGGCCTATGTGGCTTCCATTCTTAATGTGTGGCTGTTTACGTCCCATAAGGTTTTCGGTCCTCCGATCTTGACACCCTCGGCAGCCGTCTACCTCTTTCCGGTGACACTGGTTGCAGGAGGCCTAGCGGCCGCTCTGGCGGGCCTTCTCGTGGCTTTTCCTTCCTTTCGCACGCGAGGTGACTACCTGGCCATTATCACCTTGGCGGTGAACTACATTGTCAAGAGCTCCGTGGAAAACATTCAAGCCATCGGTGGTGCCCGAGGATTCATGGGCATGCGCAAAGTTATCGAAGAAATGGAAGCGGTTTGGCGTATTCCCTGGGTGCTGCTGTGGGTTCTCGTTTTTACAGGGCTTACCGTTTGGATTCTGCACCGGTTTGTGTCTTCCTCTTACGGCAAGGGGATCGTCGCCATTCGGGACGATGAGATCGCTGCTGAAATCATGGGTGTGGACACTCGGCGCATGAAGCTTGTGGCTTTCATGCTCTCATCCGGCCTTGCCGGCATCGCCGGAGGCCTTTTTGCGCACATTCTCGGTTACATTAACCCGGGAACCTTCACGATCATGAAATCCACGGAAGTCATGGTCATGGTCTATTTAGGAGGAATGGGATCCTTGAGCGGGTCGGTTTTGAGCGCGGTGGTTTTTACAGTCATTCTGGAACTGCTTCGACCGCTTCAGGTTATCAAATGGGTCGTGATTCCTCTCCTGCTCATTCTGCTCATGCTTCTTCGACCCGAGGGCATTCTCGGCAATCGGGAACTGACGGACGTCTTTCCGAAGCTTCGCCGATGGTTTGCCACGGAAAAGGAGGCCTAG
- a CDS encoding ABC transporter ATP-binding protein has product MALLEVRKLTHYFGGLRAVANFNLRLQGGELLGLIGPNGAGKTTVFNLVCGFYKPTEGQILFQDKEITGLRPHAVTAMGIARTFQNIRLWNTLTVFDNLCIAQHFRLGYGLLDTVLRTARYITRERSVRRTTEELLEIMGLRHYAYEYPNNLPYGMQRRLEIGRALATRPKLLLLDEPAAGMNPGEIGQLVETIRWIRESFQLTIWLIEHHMRVVMNVCERVQVLDFGETIADGPPDEVRRNPRVIQAYLGSEELSHA; this is encoded by the coding sequence ATGGCGCTCCTGGAAGTTCGAAAACTCACACACTATTTCGGAGGCCTTCGCGCCGTTGCCAATTTCAACCTCCGTCTGCAAGGCGGAGAGCTCTTGGGGCTGATCGGACCCAACGGGGCGGGAAAAACCACTGTCTTTAACCTTGTCTGCGGGTTCTATAAGCCGACGGAAGGCCAAATTCTCTTCCAGGACAAAGAGATTACCGGGCTACGGCCTCACGCCGTCACCGCCATGGGCATCGCCCGAACCTTTCAAAACATTCGACTCTGGAACACCCTCACCGTCTTCGATAACCTCTGTATCGCCCAGCATTTTCGACTGGGGTACGGCTTGCTGGACACTGTGTTGCGCACGGCACGATACATCACCCGGGAACGAAGCGTGCGTCGCACCACGGAAGAGCTTTTGGAAATCATGGGTTTGCGCCATTACGCCTATGAATACCCGAACAATCTTCCCTACGGTATGCAACGCCGCCTGGAGATCGGACGAGCTCTGGCCACTCGCCCTAAACTCCTGCTGCTGGATGAACCGGCCGCGGGCATGAACCCCGGCGAAATCGGTCAGCTGGTGGAAACCATCCGATGGATCCGGGAATCCTTTCAACTGACCATCTGGCTCATCGAACACCACATGCGGGTGGTCATGAACGTCTGTGAACGCGTGCAGGTCCTCGATTTTGGAGAAACCATCGCCGACGGTCCTCCGGATGAGGTTCGACGCAACCCTCGAGTGATCCAGGCTTATCTTGGGAGTGAAGAACTGAGCCATGCTTGA